The Drosophila innubila isolate TH190305 chromosome 2R unlocalized genomic scaffold, UK_Dinn_1.0 1_C_2R, whole genome shotgun sequence DNA window TGCTCCGCTGACACACAGTGAATTTGTCGCTTTTAAGtgatgctttttttttttgccctcaTTCATTTCttgttgcatttcatttgatttgatttgattcgaGCTCTTAAGTTGCATTTCGTGTTAAATGAACGCATTTATTTGacttgcagttgctgttgaacTTTCCTACGCTTCAACCCCTTCACCTTTCCCCTCTTCCCTTCCCACATTCATTGGTTTGATAAGTGACGCAGTTTTGTTGGCGCCTCTTAAACACATTTGTTTGCCGCAGCTTGTTGCAATTGATTGCTAACAGTTGGAGACACACAAGAGGGACAAGTTGCATGTGCAACACGAATGATTCTAATGCGATTTCGAGGTGTAAGGGAACGTTGAATATGAAATAACCCTAGACTACCTGAAGTACTCTATTTATTCTTTAACAATTTAgctctattaaataaatacattttacagatttatttaatatattcaataagtTTCAGTAGTAAGTttacaattgaaaatatgtttgaatatatattaaaataagatatttTAGAAACCGCAAAGGAGGGAAAATAGTTagacaacaatttgcaaagtTCTTTGCCACAAattaatcctttttttttttaagaataaaatactacacagttatcaaaaaaatatcgtTAATTCATTATTGTTCAATTATACTTAATAGAccatttcaatatatatgcatgtgctTACTGCCTTAAACAATCGTGTCATCCtagtttcaaaaaaatttactaagCATTCAAAATAGACAGTTTcattaaatggaaatttctTAATGCCAAATTTTGGCTTAGTTTATTacgctttaaatttattttagttatttccCCACACCATTTGAAACTTTCTAGACAAAACAAATGAAGCACTCTCATGTTGAACGTTCAATTTAATGGCAAGTTAAACatccaaaaacttcaattgcAGGCGCTTAAAAATTTCGCCATTATCTGCACAGTGGGAATTCGGAGAAAACTTCCCCCCTGGCAGCAGAAAAAGTGAATTCCTCTTGAACAATTTAGCTGAGAAATATtcagaaaaaacaaattcaattatttgtgcaaatattatgcaaataGTGCTAAGATCCAAACACTTGCCcgcaaaaataaagaagaagaagtggaAAAAACGTGACATTGGCTGGGATTTCCGTTTCCACCTGCGGGGGCAAGAACTTGAGCCGATGCCACAGGTCGCTAGCTGCTGTTGAACGCTCTTTAATGCAACTTTTGGCGTCGCCAAAATGTTTTCTATGCCAGCGAAAGGCACACAAAAAGCTGACTGTCAGTTGGACAAGCATGGCAGGCGGGGATGGAACTGGCGAAGAGGGGGAAGAGGGAATAGACGGCTTTTCGACTGCCAACAACAGCGCCAGCCTTTTTGCTGTCCTACGCTCAGAATCAAACTTCATTTTGTGTAACGTGTTtgctttcttcttttttttttgttgatgcgGGTAACGTTGAATTTGAATACCCTACAGCAAATAACGAAGGGGATCTTAGCTATCTACGGGTAAAGAgcatatgtgtgagtgtgtgagagagagagagaaagaaagagaaagcgaTGAAAATTTagtgaaattaataaatattatgtagGGTATCTCAGAGTCGTTTTAAGTCTTCattttttgcttcttctttgttgttttgcctGCTTTTGCCAGCGTCAAACgtgcggaaacggaaatggttgccatgtgaatgtgtgtgtgtgtgtgtgtgtgtgtgtctacgCGAAGAAGAAAatgttggtgttgtttttgtcttcgtgtatatttttttttttttttggccaactcatatgcaaattgtcgggtgtgcgtgtgtgagtgtgtgtggcgtCTGAATTGGAATTGCTGAAAATCGGATTGAAATGTTTGCTGTCCATGTTCGTCGGGTTCAGTCACGTTTCCCGATTCCGGTCGTCAGAACAGTCAGAGTTCAGTTAGACGACCGTCAACTGAAGCAACTGGATGGCCAGTCAATccgtcagtcagtctgtcaaACAGTTTGTCAGGCATTCAACCAGTCAGTCAATCATTTGATATGTTTTTCCGTTTTCATATAGTTTTTGAATCCTGTCTGCACCTCTCTATAACTCTGACtctgtctgtgtttgtgttgaAGTAAATCCGCTCTCTATTCAGTTGATTGACatttactaaaataaatgaagagagagagagacagtacGAGAATAAAAGAGACAAAAACAGAGATATGACAGTTGATAGCCTAGAGCAGAAATTGTTATTGCCTGCCGAATTGAGCCTCGATTTACTTGCTTCTGATTTATTGAGTTTTACTGCGATGACAGTTGAATCGAAATGGATATTAaagtgctttaaatttaataccgGACTACTAAATTCGCTCTCGAGCAATCATTAACTAATTGccatgacacacacacacacatacactcgcaAATTGTTGGTCTAAGTCCTCGACAAATTATCATATGACATGCCCAAAGCATTTGTTAATGGCATTTTAAACGCTTTtgaattgcgcatacgccccgttTAACCTTTAATTATTGTGTGAGCGGAAACCGCGATGTCAACGCAACAAAATGACAAAGCAATAAGTATACCTTATATAACGAGGGTTCTTACTTATAATATCTGGCATTTCtaatgcatttcaattgtGAATTATGCATAAACagaccaaaaaatgaaattttagcaATGACAGAAATCTTCTTAaagttatataatttataagctCTTTAACAATAAACTGAGACTTAATGACAGAAATCTTGTTAATGCTGAGTggtatataaacattttataaatattcttaactaattttttaaatgttttgctAAAATACCAATAAAATCTTGGCTTAGTTCAAGTATTGCATTTAAGAGAATTCGCAGAATTTACAGAATTTGCTGGCTTAACTCGTGTTATTAACTGGGCctgcataatttaaatttgtcttGAAATTCAAGTGCAGTGCAGGACTCTGGCAATTATCCTGTGAGTGTCTCTCCCCCACACAAAAGTatgcatatgcataaataGAACTGCTTAGAGTTGgagtctttctctctctctctctctctgtctattttttataagctgtctctttttctctgcttctttctttatatatatagtatatgtatagaCATACGCATAATAGCTACTCATAAGGTTGCCTTGAAATATTTCCATGTTCATAATTTATGGAAAAATTGCCAACTTGGCTGAGTTGCAAAGGGAGCAGAGAGGAAGGGAGGGACTGTGGGGCTCTTAGCCCGTTTGCCTGTTAGGCTGTTAGGCAGGCAGCAGCATGTTTATGTTTTCCTGTTTCCGTAATTTCTTCCTGCTTTcattttgcagctgctgttgttgttgttgttgccttttttctTAGCACTCgcaaaatgtgtatatataaacatgaaattatgCATTGCGTACTTTTGtgagctgcaacagcagcattagcagcagcagctgcctcaACGCCCCCATTGTTAAATGGGCCAAGAGCAGATGGCGGGGGAAGGTGGGAGACTCTTCGCAGTTtcctttgtttgtttatttgctgtcatttattaacattttgtcGCTGTTGCACCCTATTTCACAGCCCTTTAggacagagaaagagatgaGAGTTGGACTCGTGAAGTGCTTTCTGTCGTGTCACGAATCTGTGCAATATAATATTACATTACGTGTATAATATGTATACCTACTAACCTCTATCTCCAGTAACTGTAGCTGATTCAactgaaatgtaaacaaattatttctaGAAACGACCTCTATTTACcctttaaatacaatataagtTAGCTCATATTTCTTATCATATATCTTATCAAACATTACCCAGACCAAACTAGCATTATAAACCTGAAGCTTGTTGACCAAACTGAATGGATTCTTGGAACTGTTAGGTGAGTAACTTTATGATGGTTTAGcgaattgataaaaaaaatgttgaacttTCCAATCACTATAAAATGCTGCATTGAGTTCGACAGACGCAGTCTTTAATCAGTTTTCAACGCAGTCGAACATGAAgataataattgcatttctTGCACTTATCGGATACGTGCAGGCGATTTCTTATGCCGATGTCTTGGAATCGGAGTGGAATACCTTTAAAACGGAGTATGGAAAGATCTATGAGAATAAAGACGAGGAGCAGCTTCGCAGACAGATCTTTATAGATAACAAGGAGATGATTGATAAGCACAATAAACTGTATATCGCAGGCGAGGAGACCTATGAAATGGGAGTAAATCAGTTTACCGACTTATTAGCCAAGGAGTTTGAGAGTCTGATGCTGCCAAGTCACAATATTACGGAGTCCGATTCTCTTACAGACTTTATATATACTCAACCGGAGGATGTTGCTATACCTAGTTCGATAGATTGGCGTTCCAAGGGAGCTGTCACTGGAGTAAAGGATCAAGGTCAATGTGGATCCTGCTGGGCATTTGCGGCCGTAGGCACCCTGGAGAGTCAGCACTTTATAAAGAACCGGCAGCTGATCTCACTTTCCGAACAGAATCTTTTGGATTGCTCTAGTCGAGCCCCTTTCAGCAATCATGGCTGCGACGGCGGATCACATGCAAGAGCTTTGCAGTATATTCAAATCAATGGTGGCATTGATACGGAACAATCGTATCCATATAGGGCCACTCAACAATCGTGTCGATTTGATAAACGCTTCATTGGCGCCACTGTCAGAGCCATAGCGAGGGTTCAAGTGAACAGTGAGTCGAGTCTggctgctgccgttgcaaTCACAGGTCCCCTTTCAGCGTCCATTCATGTATCCCGAAATATGCAGTTTTATCGTGGCGGCGTTTTCAACGATCCGTCGTGTGATAAGCCAACCAATCACGCTGTGACTGTTGTGGGCTATGGCCATGATAACCAAGGCGGAGATTACTGGCTGGTCAAAAACTCCTGGGGATCCGCGTGGGGAGAAAGCGGATACATTCGCATGTCTCGCAATAGAAATAATCAGTGTAGAATTGCAAGCAATGCCTTTTATCCTTTGGTCTGAATGTGATCAGACTTAGCATCAACTGCTTTTATCAACTTATAACAAATAAGTCAATTAAATGTTTCACTTTATTTCTCCCTTCaaatgtaaaatgcaaataaacttttattaaaataattccagTTTGAAATCTGTTTATGGCAGCTGATTTTATTCGTGAATGACTCTTATCGGAGGATATTTGAAGTGCTCGCTAAGCTCTTGGATAATAATGTGTACTCGTTATTAATATTCACATTTGTTCTATAATGGATTTAGTGAAATAATTCGATAAAGAAATAcctgcgtatgtgtgtgtgtgtgtgtatgatgtCATAGATTgtaactaaaacaacaacagcgacaggtCATTGAACTCATTTGAAAAGGCTCTTGAAAGCTTCAAcagaatacaaataaaacaaataaatattaatggaAAGAGCATATTTACTGTAAACTATATGTTCATTCTGACTTATAACTATTTCATAAGCTTTATCTAGAAGTCTTATTTAAAgatctttctttattttgactgttagtaagtaaaatataaagacTTCGTATTTTAGAGTGaccatttaattgttttttaataatattagaattaatttaatttgcttctAACTCAAAACCAatcattttatatactttgtttgaaactttatttgatgattcttatttaatttactaaaGTTTGTTCAAATTTAGGACTGTTTacaagtttttcacagtaaagtgaacataatttttcacatttttccaTTTCACAGAGCTATCTACTAATCTCTCTATATCTAAACGAAAGTCGATTGCAAGTAAAGTCATGATCAATTGATATTAAACTGGTAATAAGTTCACTGTACTCTCAAGTGTATTGTAATCCTTCTCCAAGTCGTATCCATACCCCAATTTTCAGACAGAAATCATTAGATTCCGGTCCATTACACTCGAAATATATCGCTACCTTAAATTCCTGTTGTCCTTCCCATAATTCAACTCATTACTGAAGTAGCCAACCATAAGCTGCTACTGTAACTTCAGAGATAAGCTGCCATGGACTCCGGAGGGGATCTCGGGCAAATTACAACCCCAAAGCTGCCACAAAACAAATGTCACACATGCCCAGCATCGAGTTAAAATCGTATTATATTTCATCCGAAATCGAGTGAAAGGGATTGAAGTCAGTTCAGGGTTTCATCTCACACAaagttcataaattttaaaacaattagtttgaattttgaaatccGCAACGACAACACCTTTCGGGTTATCCCTTTAAGTGGGAAGGAGGAGAATGGAGTTACGGACTGTTAATGTAGCGAATGACTTTTTGCTATTAAGTCATACGACGGATTCTGGCAGGGATGCACAGCTTCCATTCGGTGTAAAAATGTTCACTTAATATTCCCTTTGATATGCTCAAGTGCAGGGAGGGAGGGGCAGGTGTGGGTGAAGTGTTTTGGCAGGGTTGTTTGCATTTGGGGGACGTGCCACTGCCTAATGAATTTTGTGAGCCCGCGTTGATTGTTTAGGTGTAAGGTTTTTATAATGAGGCAACCTCAGAGCAACACATGTGTTCTCGTACGCGTATCTCTCAGTTTGCGAAATGTATCTGCCATAAACTTTGCTATCAGCGTGTCGCCATCGTCGCACGTCGCCTGCCGGTTCCTGCCAGGGTTGAGGGGAGTTTCCATTAAcgtatttgcataaatatttacatatatgtgtcTCTCTGGAGCCCTGTCCCTGGTTTGTTGCAGCGCTTGgcatatctttaaaatattgcgCTATTTCCGTTCAGTTTTCATTTGAGGGAATGCTTACCAATTTGTCTGCACCCCTTTGGCAACATCCACTGACTTATTTCAGCTACTGTCGCCAGCAGTCAAGCCTTCAACTTTATTTGAAACTTTACGAAATATAATTTCCTGTGTGttgaaacactttttttttaacttttcggTACTAAATGGCCATAAGGTTTCAGTATGTCTGTTGAGTTTGAGATAAGTGAAACTTTTCAGACACCTTATAAACAATCTTTCTAACAATAAAGTGACCATTACTATATGTCTGTCTTCTGgaagaatttcaaaatcattACGCGTAGAGCTATGAAATATTTcagtacataaattaaaatccacagctccaaaaagtatgcaacaatttgTTCTGCCAACTTTTCACCCTCTAACAATCACCCCAAatctattcaaatttatttaagctgcCTAAGGAATAAAGCAATgagaaattcaaattctgCTTGATTAGCATAAAGATTTTGTGACAGTGGAAAAGATTTTTCGATGCCATCGGagacaaatgcaaaatttagTTTGCAAATAACTCGAAAAGAGCAcatgagtgtgtttgtgtctgtgtctgtgtctgggtggctctgtgtatgtgtgtgtatgagtggcATGTAAATTTCAGTTAAGCAACAATTTGAAAGACAGTTAACAATGGCGAGAGAAAAGTTTGCAACAAGACTGAAACAGAAAtcaaacaaaaccaaacaaaagcaaaagcaattacaAATGTTAAAGAGAGTGAAAGCAGGAAATGTGAGCAGGGGGAGGGCTGAGAGGGGAGGTCATGGGGATTTGTCATGACGCAGCACAAGAATATCAAacgaaattacaaaattaaacagaTTTAGTGACAGCTCTCTTCATCTGTGGATCGATTCAATTGCATGGTTCGAGCTTCTAGCATGTAAGTCATGTTAATATTGTTGTAAAAGCTTTGGGGGAAAAGGAGAATACGAAGGGATGTTGGGCAAGGGAGGGAGGAGCTGAAATTGGTGGTTGATTGACAACCAAGACAAGACTTTGGCACAGACAGAGGCTCGTTCAATGATGATTTGATATGAAAATTGCCTGgaattattgaattaacatATGCACGAATTGAGCGCAAGCATTTCTCTGTCTGCAACAGGATGTAGAGCTCGGAGAGGGGAAAGGGGCTTTAATTTGGCTTTTtgattgtgtgtgtaaagatctgggtgtgtgtgtgtgtgtgggtgtgtgtgtgtgtgtgtgtgtgtgcggtggCATCTTATTACCAAAGCGTATTAGGCATGATTGATTGCATTGAGTAATAATGATTTGTAGCCCGAACATGTTTAAGTGTCTATCTTTGACTGTAtgtgagtgtctgtgtgtgtgtgtgtgtctgtgtgtgtgtgtggatgagGTGGGGGTCACGTGCAAGTGTGTGAAAGTGAATTGCATAAATAGCTTAGTACTATTCAGGCTGTAAGCGTCGTTTACTGAGATTCGCA harbors:
- the LOC117784568 gene encoding cathepsin L-like; the protein is MKIIIAFLALIGYVQAISYADVLESEWNTFKTEYGKIYENKDEEQLRRQIFIDNKEMIDKHNKLYIAGEETYEMGVNQFTDLLAKEFESLMLPSHNITESDSLTDFIYTQPEDVAIPSSIDWRSKGAVTGVKDQGQCGSCWAFAAVGTLESQHFIKNRQLISLSEQNLLDCSSRAPFSNHGCDGGSHARALQYIQINGGIDTEQSYPYRATQQSCRFDKRFIGATVRAIARVQVNSESSLAAAVAITGPLSASIHVSRNMQFYRGGVFNDPSCDKPTNHAVTVVGYGHDNQGGDYWLVKNSWGSAWGESGYIRMSRNRNNQCRIASNAFYPLV